The following are from one region of the Candidatus Hydrogenedentota bacterium genome:
- the rdgB gene encoding RdgB/HAM1 family non-canonical purine NTP pyrophosphatase, whose translation MPEPLVIGSANRKKARELAEILYGLPWDIKTLADFPPVAAPAEDAPTFEENALAKAQYYSERLALACVADDSGLMVDALDGAPGVYSARYAGPECRDEKNVAKLLDALGDTPWHERTARFVCCATLVIPGRKPYLAVGTVDGHIAAAPCGRNGFGYDPVFVPDGHDRTFAEMSVEEKHAMSHRGRAFRDVRGYLESLR comes from the coding sequence TTGCCTGAACCGCTGGTCATTGGGTCGGCCAACCGGAAGAAGGCCCGGGAACTGGCTGAGATATTGTACGGGCTGCCGTGGGATATCAAAACGCTCGCCGATTTTCCTCCCGTAGCAGCACCGGCCGAGGATGCGCCGACGTTCGAGGAAAACGCGCTGGCAAAGGCGCAATACTACAGCGAACGGCTGGCGCTCGCCTGCGTGGCGGATGACTCTGGGCTGATGGTGGATGCGCTGGACGGCGCGCCGGGGGTGTACTCAGCGCGCTATGCCGGTCCGGAGTGCCGGGACGAAAAGAATGTCGCGAAGTTGCTGGATGCGCTGGGAGACACGCCTTGGCATGAACGCACGGCACGGTTTGTCTGCTGCGCGACACTGGTCATTCCGGGCCGCAAGCCCTACCTCGCGGTGGGAACGGTCGATGGCCACATCGCCGCCGCACCATGCGGCCGGAATGGCTTTGGCTATGATCCCGTTTTCGTGCCGGACGGGCATGACCGCACCTTCGCTGAGATGTCCGTGGAGGAGAAACACGCGATGAGCCACCGGGGCCGGGCGTTTCGCGATGTCCGTGGTTACCTGGAGTCCCTGCGGTGA
- a CDS encoding threonylcarbamoyl-AMP synthase: MKTVPATPDGLDEAVAVLRAGGVVAYPTETVYGLAVDPFSEAALNRLFEVKRRDAGKPVVLIIGELGHLERVAGCVPNQARVYMDVFWPGPLTLLFPKSAALPSRVTAGGDKVAVRLPSNATAQALCRVFGGALTSTSANASGQTPARRVATLDLAGIALAIDGGLLPESLPSTLFDPVTNELLRAGAVPESELRNAG, translated from the coding sequence GTGAAGACGGTTCCGGCGACGCCTGACGGCTTGGACGAGGCCGTGGCCGTGCTGCGGGCGGGCGGTGTGGTTGCCTATCCCACCGAAACGGTATACGGGCTTGCCGTGGACCCCTTTTCGGAGGCGGCGCTGAACCGCCTCTTCGAAGTGAAGCGGCGAGACGCCGGCAAGCCGGTTGTTCTGATTATTGGCGAACTGGGACACCTCGAACGCGTGGCCGGGTGCGTCCCCAATCAGGCACGGGTCTATATGGACGTGTTCTGGCCCGGGCCTTTGACACTGCTGTTTCCAAAATCCGCGGCGCTCCCGTCCCGGGTGACGGCAGGCGGCGACAAAGTGGCGGTGCGCCTGCCGTCTAATGCGACGGCGCAGGCATTGTGCCGCGTCTTTGGCGGCGCGTTGACTTCGACCTCGGCGAATGCGTCCGGGCAGACGCCTGCCCGCCGCGTCGCAACGCTTGACCTCGCCGGCATCGCGTTGGCCATAGATGGCGGGTTGCTCCCGGAGAGCCTGCCTTCGACGCTTTTCGATCCGGTCACCAACGAACTGCTGCGAGCGGGGGCGGTGCCGGAGTCCGAGTTGCGGAACGCGGGTTGA
- the rpiB gene encoding ribose 5-phosphate isomerase B, which produces MRIAFGCDHSGYEGPPPAYKEALVQYVRELGHSVIDCGTFGAESVDYPDYANAVCDVILGGRADEGILLCGTGIGVSMAANRHKGIRAAACTNEQMVRMAREHNNANVLCLGRRVLPLEECKRLIEVWFQERFQGGERHLRRIAKMG; this is translated from the coding sequence ATGAGAATAGCATTCGGTTGCGATCACAGCGGTTACGAAGGACCGCCGCCGGCGTACAAGGAAGCGTTGGTGCAATATGTGCGGGAACTGGGCCACTCAGTCATAGATTGCGGCACGTTCGGCGCGGAATCGGTCGATTACCCTGATTACGCCAACGCTGTGTGCGACGTGATCCTCGGCGGCCGCGCAGACGAAGGCATTCTGCTGTGCGGTACAGGGATTGGCGTGAGCATGGCCGCGAACCGCCACAAAGGGATTCGTGCCGCGGCCTGCACGAACGAGCAGATGGTGAGGATGGCGCGGGAACACAACAACGCGAACGTGCTATGCCTGGGGCGGCGCGTACTGCCGCTGGAGGAATGCAAGCGGCTGATCGAGGTCTGGTTCCAGGAGCGATTCCAAGGGGGGGAACGGCATCTGAGGCGGATCGCGAAGATGGGTTGA
- the hslU gene encoding ATP-dependent protease ATPase subunit HslU: MSTLTPRQIVEELDKYIIGQREAKVKVAIALRNRWRRRQLSADLRDEVAPKNIIMIGPTGVGKTEIARRLSKLADAPFVKVEASKFTEVGYVGRDCESMIRELTEVGVNLVREEMQRDVEELAKRNAERRLLDFLLPRHRTGLEKGYRPRDPGAGDEGQAPAAVMDDAEAKTREMLLRKLRAGELEDREIEIDTRETGGMPMMQVFSNAGMEEMGLNLQEIFGKIAPQRTKRRKVSIQEARRLIEHEEVQDLIDMDVVVRKAIDRVENGGIVFLDEIDKVASRGGPAHGPDVSREGVQRDILPIVEGSTVITKYGPVRTDHILFIAAGAFHMTKVSDLIPELQGRFPIRVELESLGAAEFGRILREPRNSLIKQYTALLETEGVRLVFEEAAIDLIAEMAQRVNEATENIGARRLHTVMEYLLEQISFEAPERDGCEFRIDAACVRERLEGIAESEDLSRYVL, translated from the coding sequence ATGAGCACACTAACACCCCGGCAGATTGTCGAGGAACTCGACAAATACATCATCGGCCAGCGCGAAGCGAAGGTAAAAGTGGCCATTGCGCTGCGCAACCGCTGGCGCCGCCGTCAATTGTCGGCGGACCTGCGCGATGAAGTTGCGCCGAAGAACATCATCATGATTGGCCCGACCGGCGTGGGCAAGACGGAAATCGCACGGCGGCTGTCGAAGCTCGCCGACGCGCCGTTTGTCAAGGTAGAGGCCTCCAAATTCACCGAGGTGGGCTATGTCGGCCGCGATTGCGAGTCCATGATCCGCGAACTGACGGAAGTGGGCGTGAATCTGGTCCGGGAGGAGATGCAGCGGGATGTGGAGGAACTCGCCAAGCGCAACGCGGAACGGCGCCTGCTTGATTTCCTGCTGCCGCGGCACAGGACGGGGCTGGAGAAGGGGTACCGTCCGCGCGATCCGGGCGCGGGCGACGAGGGTCAGGCCCCCGCGGCGGTCATGGACGACGCGGAAGCGAAGACGCGCGAAATGCTGCTGCGCAAGTTGCGCGCGGGCGAACTGGAAGACCGGGAAATCGAGATCGACACTCGCGAAACCGGCGGTATGCCGATGATGCAGGTGTTCTCGAACGCCGGCATGGAGGAGATGGGCCTGAATCTTCAGGAAATCTTTGGGAAAATAGCGCCGCAGCGAACCAAACGGCGCAAGGTGTCCATCCAGGAGGCGCGCCGGCTTATCGAGCACGAGGAAGTGCAGGACCTCATCGACATGGATGTTGTCGTACGCAAGGCGATCGACCGTGTCGAGAACGGCGGGATCGTTTTTCTGGATGAAATCGACAAGGTCGCGAGCCGGGGCGGTCCGGCGCACGGGCCGGACGTCTCGCGGGAAGGCGTCCAGCGCGACATCCTGCCCATTGTGGAGGGCAGCACGGTTATCACGAAGTACGGGCCGGTGCGCACGGACCACATCCTGTTTATCGCGGCGGGCGCGTTTCACATGACAAAGGTGTCCGACCTGATACCCGAACTGCAGGGCCGTTTCCCGATCCGGGTCGAACTGGAAAGCCTCGGGGCAGCGGAATTCGGGCGTATCCTGCGTGAGCCGCGCAATTCACTGATCAAGCAATACACGGCATTACTCGAGACAGAGGGGGTGCGGCTGGTTTTTGAAGAAGCGGCCATCGACCTGATCGCGGAAATGGCGCAGCGGGTGAACGAGGCCACGGAGAACATCGGGGCGCGGCGGTTGCACACCGTCATGGAATACCTGCTGGAACAGATCTCTTTCGAGGCGCCCGAGCGCGACGGGTGCGAATTCCGAATCGACGCGGCGTGCGTGCGCGAACGCCTCGAGGGCATCGCGGAAAGCGAAGACCTCAGCCGCTATGTACTGTAG
- a CDS encoding ExsB family transcriptional regulator yields MIQEITAQNLNTELFIGQKIEEICAAAGDTIAINALSGGVDSSTVTMLGHRALGDRLRTVFIENGIMREGESQQVAGWFRDLGVHVEVVDARNDFFGALKGVTDPEEKREAITQTFYKKVFGKIVRESGAKCLLQGTILTDVDETVAGIKRQHNVFAQLGIDPERAFGYRIIEPLIQLRKDGVRKLGQALGLPPELFDRIPFPGPALAARVIGEVNPERIATVRQATAVVERLLKNSGTFQYLAILHEDRVTGMRDGKREFGHQIEVRCWNSVDARTASPARLSFDVLEELAREITSQVPGVVSVTYNIAAKPPSTIEAV; encoded by the coding sequence ATGATTCAGGAGATTACCGCCCAGAATCTGAACACGGAACTGTTCATCGGCCAAAAAATAGAGGAGATCTGCGCCGCTGCCGGAGACACTATCGCCATTAATGCCTTGTCAGGGGGCGTCGATTCGTCGACCGTCACAATGCTCGGTCACCGGGCACTGGGAGATCGCCTACGGACGGTGTTCATCGAGAACGGCATCATGCGCGAGGGCGAATCCCAGCAGGTAGCGGGCTGGTTCCGGGACCTGGGCGTTCACGTGGAAGTGGTCGACGCGCGCAACGACTTTTTCGGAGCGCTGAAAGGCGTCACCGACCCCGAGGAAAAGCGGGAAGCCATCACGCAGACATTCTACAAGAAGGTCTTCGGCAAAATCGTGCGGGAAAGCGGCGCAAAATGCCTCCTGCAAGGGACCATCCTGACTGATGTCGATGAAACCGTCGCCGGGATCAAGCGCCAACACAACGTCTTCGCGCAGCTTGGCATCGACCCGGAGCGGGCGTTCGGCTACCGCATCATCGAGCCCCTCATTCAATTGCGCAAGGACGGCGTCCGTAAACTGGGCCAGGCCCTCGGCCTGCCCCCTGAACTGTTCGACCGCATCCCGTTCCCCGGCCCGGCGCTGGCCGCGCGCGTAATCGGCGAGGTAAATCCGGAGCGCATCGCGACCGTACGGCAGGCAACCGCGGTCGTCGAACGCCTGCTCAAGAACAGCGGCACATTCCAGTACCTGGCGATCCTGCACGAGGACCGGGTCACCGGCATGCGCGACGGCAAGCGCGAATTCGGACACCAGATTGAGGTGCGCTGCTGGAACAGCGTGGATGCGCGGACGGCCTCCCCAGCGCGGCTTTCCTTCGACGTGCTCGAAGAGCTTGCGCGCGAGATTACTTCACAAGTGCCGGGCGTCGTCAGCGTGACGTACAACATCGCCGCGAAACCGCCGTCAACCATTGAAGCGGTGTGA